One genomic region from Armatimonadota bacterium encodes:
- a CDS encoding metal ABC transporter ATP-binding protein: MEHPVGPPSRRPAGSPVAELEHVCVDAGGERILDEVSLRIERGDFVGIIGPNGAGKTTLLRVLVGLVRPTCGHVRLFGTDLAAFRQWHRVGYVPQQPAAVDTRFPATVLEVVLSGRTGVRGLGRPWTPADRAAALHALEVVGVDDLRDRPIGRLSAGQLQRVLIARALASRPELLLLDEPTVGVDLDAQDQFYALLRRLNREMGTTLVLVSHDVSVVAAEVTHLACLNRRLVFHGSPRDAMASGALAALYRADSLVVAHRH; encoded by the coding sequence ATGGAGCATCCCGTCGGTCCACCTTCCAGACGGCCCGCCGGGTCCCCCGTGGCCGAACTGGAGCACGTCTGCGTGGATGCCGGCGGGGAGCGGATCCTGGACGAAGTCTCCCTGCGTATCGAGCGGGGAGATTTCGTGGGCATCATCGGACCCAACGGGGCGGGCAAGACGACGCTGTTGCGGGTCCTGGTGGGGCTGGTGCGCCCGACCTGCGGGCACGTGAGGTTGTTCGGCACCGACCTGGCGGCATTCCGTCAGTGGCATCGGGTCGGGTACGTGCCCCAGCAGCCCGCGGCCGTGGACACCCGGTTTCCGGCCACCGTGCTGGAGGTGGTGCTGAGCGGGCGCACGGGGGTGCGGGGCCTGGGCCGCCCCTGGACGCCCGCCGACAGGGCGGCGGCCCTCCACGCCCTGGAGGTGGTGGGCGTCGACGACCTGCGGGACCGGCCCATCGGGCGGCTGTCGGCCGGACAGCTGCAGAGGGTCCTGATCGCCCGCGCTCTGGCCAGCCGGCCCGAGCTGCTCCTGCTGGATGAGCCCACGGTGGGGGTGGACCTGGACGCCCAGGACCAGTTCTACGCCCTGCTGCGACGGTTGAACCGGGAGATGGGCACCACCCTGGTCCTGGTCTCCCACGACGTGAGCGTGGTGGCCGCGGAGGTCACCCACCTGGCCTGTCTCAACCGCCGCCTGGTGTTCCACGGATCACCCCGCGACGCCATGGCATCGGGGGCCCTGGCCGCCCTGTATCGCGCCGACAGCCTGGTAGTGGCCCACCGGCACTGA
- a CDS encoding dienelactone hydrolase family protein, which produces MVGDLERYIVEEWAEDYRHGRLPRREFLRRIALMAGGAAVALPVLRELGIAASAEEVAAAAAGAPAPAAQASGVTVPPDDPALHAGMVTFPSDSLTVHGYLARPRLGEPVPGVIVIHENRGLLEHFKDVCRRCATLGYAALAVDLASPAGGTARFSDLAEVTALLGRTPPEQLVAMLNAGVAYLQGQPFVRRDRIGAVGFCFGGGMTWRLATRNPAIRAAVPFYGPNPPLEDVPRIRAAILAIYGERDTRINAGIPAIREALQRAGVIHEIVIYPGADHAFFNDTGARYHEPSARDAWQRTVAWFERYLKGN; this is translated from the coding sequence GTGGTGGGAGACCTGGAGCGCTACATCGTCGAGGAGTGGGCCGAGGACTACCGGCACGGGCGGCTCCCCCGCCGCGAGTTCCTGAGGCGCATCGCCCTCATGGCCGGCGGGGCCGCCGTGGCCCTGCCGGTTCTGCGGGAACTGGGCATCGCGGCGTCCGCCGAGGAGGTGGCGGCTGCGGCGGCTGGCGCACCCGCGCCGGCCGCCCAGGCGTCGGGGGTGACCGTGCCGCCCGACGATCCCGCCCTCCACGCCGGCATGGTCACGTTTCCGTCGGACTCGCTCACCGTCCACGGCTACCTGGCACGCCCGCGGCTGGGCGAGCCGGTCCCGGGGGTCATCGTCATCCACGAGAACCGGGGGTTGCTGGAGCACTTCAAAGACGTCTGCCGGCGCTGTGCGACGCTGGGCTATGCCGCCCTGGCGGTGGACCTGGCGTCCCCCGCCGGAGGCACCGCGCGATTTTCGGACCTGGCGGAAGTCACGGCCCTCCTGGGCCGGACGCCCCCCGAGCAGCTGGTGGCCATGCTGAACGCAGGCGTGGCCTACCTGCAGGGCCAGCCCTTCGTGCGGCGGGATCGCATCGGGGCCGTGGGGTTCTGCTTCGGGGGTGGCATGACCTGGCGCCTGGCCACCCGCAACCCGGCCATCCGGGCCGCGGTCCCCTTCTACGGACCGAACCCGCCCCTGGAAGATGTCCCCCGCATCCGCGCCGCGATCCTGGCCATCTACGGCGAGCGGGACACCCGCATCAACGCCGGCATCCCGGCCATCCGGGAGGCCCTCCAGCGGGCCGGGGTGATCCACGAGATCGTCATCTACCCGGGCGCCGACCACGCCTTCTTCAACGACACGGGCGCCCGCTATCACGAACCCTCGGCGCGCGACGCCTGGCAGCGCACCGTGGCCTGGTTCGAGCGGTACCTGAAGGGGAACTGA
- a CDS encoding TIGR03617 family F420-dependent LLM class oxidoreductase has protein sequence MTVRIDIHMMYRTLAEVPDVVRTAERLGVDGVWVSETAHDPFLGAALAAEHSARLLVGTGVAIAFTRSPTVLAHLAYDLAEASRGRFVLGLGTQVRAHIVRRYGLTWDAPAARLRDVVGAVRAVWEAWRTGAPLAYRGRYYTLTLMTPAFSPAPHPYPIPIMTAGVNPRMCQVAGEVADGFLVHPLHTRGYLTDVIRPALARGRARGGRPDPCPVVASVLVGVGESATAVRDAAARVRERIAFYASTPSYRRVLDHHGWGELGVRLRTLAARGAWAEMGTLIPDEILHEVAVVGGPEDVGDRLRERYRGLADRVVLDGPPLPGREDVWSALLDRCRA, from the coding sequence ATGACCGTGCGCATCGACATCCACATGATGTACCGGACACTGGCGGAGGTCCCAGATGTTGTGCGGACGGCCGAGCGGCTGGGGGTGGATGGCGTCTGGGTCAGCGAGACCGCCCACGATCCATTCCTGGGCGCGGCCCTGGCGGCCGAGCACTCCGCGCGACTGCTGGTCGGGACGGGCGTGGCCATCGCCTTCACCCGCAGCCCCACCGTCCTGGCGCATCTGGCCTACGACCTGGCGGAGGCCTCCCGGGGGCGTTTCGTGCTGGGGCTGGGCACCCAGGTGCGAGCCCACATCGTACGCCGGTACGGCCTGACCTGGGATGCCCCGGCGGCCCGGCTGCGCGATGTGGTGGGGGCGGTGCGGGCGGTCTGGGAAGCCTGGCGCACCGGCGCGCCGCTGGCCTACCGCGGCCGGTACTACACCCTCACCCTGATGACGCCCGCCTTCTCCCCCGCCCCCCACCCCTACCCGATCCCCATCATGACGGCGGGGGTCAACCCCCGGATGTGCCAGGTGGCCGGAGAGGTGGCCGACGGGTTTCTCGTCCACCCGCTGCACACCCGCGGCTACCTGACCGACGTCATCCGCCCTGCCCTTGCCCGCGGCCGCGCCCGCGGCGGTCGCCCGGATCCGTGCCCGGTGGTGGCCAGCGTGCTGGTGGGGGTGGGCGAGTCCGCGACGGCGGTCCGCGATGCGGCGGCGCGGGTGCGGGAGCGCATCGCGTTCTATGCCAGCACGCCCTCGTACCGGCGCGTGCTGGACCACCACGGGTGGGGAGAGCTGGGCGTGCGGCTGCGGACGCTCGCCGCCCGGGGCGCGTGGGCGGAGATGGGAACCCTCATCCCCGACGAGATCCTCCACGAGGTGGCGGTCGTCGGCGGGCCCGAGGACGTGGGCGACCGCCTGCGGGAGCGCTACCGGGGACTGGCGGACCGGGTAGTCCTGGACGGCCCGCCCCTGCCCGGCCGGGAGGACGTCTGGAGCGCGCTCCTGGACCGCTGCCGCGCCTGA
- a CDS encoding metal ABC transporter permease: MVPEILQYDFMRRALLAGLMIGTVGPIIGVFLVLRRLSLIADTLAHVALAGVALGLVTGAPPGAAALAVSVVGAVGVERLRASGRLYGEAALALYLSGGLAVAVVLLGLGRGLTVDLFAYLFGSITAVQPADLWAILVLGILVLGAVAGLYKDLFAVTFDEESARVQGVPVDALNLLLTVLVAVTVVVAMRVVGVLLTSALVVIPAVTALRLARAFRAALLLAVAVALAAVVGGMAAAFYLDLPAGGAIVLAALALFAVTSAWKR; this comes from the coding sequence GTGGTGCCCGAGATCCTCCAGTACGACTTCATGCGGCGGGCGCTGCTGGCCGGCCTGATGATCGGGACCGTCGGGCCGATCATCGGCGTGTTCCTGGTCCTGCGCCGCCTCAGCCTGATTGCCGACACCCTGGCCCACGTGGCGCTGGCCGGGGTGGCCCTGGGGCTGGTGACCGGGGCGCCCCCCGGCGCGGCGGCCCTGGCCGTCTCGGTGGTGGGGGCGGTGGGGGTGGAACGCCTCCGGGCATCGGGTCGGCTGTACGGGGAAGCGGCCCTGGCCCTGTACCTGTCCGGAGGCCTGGCGGTGGCGGTCGTCCTGCTGGGGCTGGGCCGGGGTCTGACGGTGGACCTCTTCGCCTACCTGTTCGGGTCCATCACCGCCGTGCAGCCGGCCGACCTGTGGGCCATTCTGGTCCTGGGGATTCTGGTCCTGGGGGCGGTGGCCGGGCTGTACAAGGATCTGTTCGCCGTGACGTTCGACGAGGAGAGCGCCCGGGTGCAGGGCGTGCCGGTGGACGCCCTGAACCTGCTGCTGACAGTGCTGGTGGCCGTGACGGTCGTGGTGGCGATGCGCGTGGTGGGGGTCCTGCTGACCAGCGCGCTGGTGGTCATCCCCGCCGTGACCGCCCTGCGTCTGGCCCGGGCCTTCCGGGCTGCGCTGCTGCTGGCGGTCGCCGTGGCGCTGGCGGCCGTGGTGGGCGGGATGGCCGCCGCGTTTTACCTGGATCTGCCCGCCGGGGGAGCCATCGTCCTGGCGGCGCTGGCGTTGTTCGCCGTCACTTCGGCGTGGAAGCGTTGA